GGATCCACCGGCGCGGCAGGCGGCACGGGAGTTGGATCCGTCGTCTTATCCGCCGGCGCTTCGTTCTGGGCGGCCGCCGGGATCAGGGTGGCGAGACCGAAAGCCAGTACGCCGGGAATGAGGTGGAATTTCATAGCGGGGCGGACGCTAGGGGCGGAATTCCCGGTTGTCGAGCGACGGCTTTGCGGCACTTTCTCGACACAATCGGCACCAGCGTGCTTGGCTACAGGCATGAAAACCCCTGCCCTTTTCCTCGCTGGAATGCTGCTCGTCTCATGCGGTGGCGGCGGCGGCGGCGTCAGCGGCTTCCCCCGCGGCGGCTTCGGCGGCACCAGCGTCTCCGGCTCGCCCGCCGTCCTCAATGTCTCCGGCTGGGATCCGAAGGAACGCCAGCGGGGTGGCGACGCCTACTCGCAGCACGATGTCTCCGCGCTCCGGCGAAACGGCGGGCTCGGCCTGATCGCCCGCTCCGCGAAGGGCCCGCTGCTCGACGACAAATTCGGCGACTTCCTCCGCTCCGCCGACCGTCAGGGCCTCATGCTCGGCGCTTACCATTTCGTCACCATGGATCAGGATCCGGCGTATCAGGCAGATTCCTTCGTCGACCGGGTCCGGGCAACCGCCCGCAGCCGCGGGATCTCCTCGCGGAAAATCCTGCTGGTCGGCGATTTCGACACCGCCTCCTCGCCGGAGCGGCTGGTGAAATTCATCCGCCGCGTCGAGCAACGCACCGGCGTCACCCCGGTGACGTATCTGGAGAATAGCGCACGCCTCCGCGCCAGCCTCAGCAACGCCAGCCCGGCGCAGAAGTCCGTGATCCGCCGCTCCCCCTACTGGATCGCCCTCTACAGCCCCGCCGGCACCGAGCGCTCGATGGAGTCGAACAATCTCACCCCCAACGGCCTGATGGCCCAGTACGGCATCTGGGACGAGTGGGCCATGTGGCAATACGGCGGCGTCATCTGGCAAAACGGCCGCTCCACCCCGAAGCACTACAATACCAACTCATGGGGCAGCCCCCGCTACTTCGGCAATATGGCACACCCGATGGAGCGGAATGTCTTCAAGGGCGATCGAGGCGACTTGAACGCCTTCTGGGACCGCCATAGCTGGGCGTGGTGGTAACGCGACGGCTTCTACGAACGGCCACCTCTTAGCAGCTCCGCCTTGAGGATCTCGGCTCGCTTGAGGGCGGCTTCCACATCGTCGGCGAGGAAATTCGCGTGGCCCATCTTCCGGCGGCCGACCGCACGGCGCTTCCCGTAGAGATGCAGGAAAGCCGAGCCATCGGCAAACAGCGGCGACCAATCCGGCGGCACCTGCTCGTCCGGCCACATGTCGCCTAACAGGTTCAGCATCACCACCGGCGACAGCAGCTTCGGCGATCCCGCCGAGAGGCCACAGGTCACGCGCACCTGCTGCTCGAATTGCGAGGTCGCGCAGGCATCCAGCGTGTGGTGGCCGGAGTTGTGCGGGCGCGGGGCCATTTCATTGACCAGCAGCGAGCCATCGGGGAGGTGGAAAAACTCCACGCCCATGATGCCACGGTAGTCGAGCGCATCCGCCACCTGGCAGGCGATCACCTTGGCCTCCGCCGCCACCGCGGGACTGACCCTCGCCGGCACGATCGAGACATCGAGGATGTGATGTCGATGGCGATTCTCCGCCGGATCGTAGGCCACCACCGAGCCATCGGCCGAGCGCGCGACCATCACGGACAGCTCTCGCTCGAAATGAATGAAAGCCTCCAGCACCGCGCGGTCGGTGCCGAAGTTCGCCCAGACGTCCGCCAGATCTTCGTCGCCAGTAAGCTTGAGCTGGCCCTTGCCATCGTAGCCGAAGGCCGCAGTCTTCAGCACGGCGGGCGTCCCGATTTCCGCGACCGCCTTGGCCAACTCGTCGGCGGACGCGACCACCGCGAAAGGCGCACACGGGATGCCGTGCTGCTTCAGGAAAGTCTTCTCACGCTCGCGATGCTGGCAAATCGCCACCGCATTCGGCGAGGGATGCAGCGCGATCTTCGCCGCCACCGCTTCCATGGTTTCGCGCGGGATATTCTCGAATTCCACGGTCGCCACCGCGGCCTTCGAAACGAACTGTTCCAGCGCCTCCGCGGAGTCGAAAGGAAGATCGATCGCCTCGTCCGCCACCACGATCGCCGGGGCCTCCAGCCCACCGGTCCAGACCAGCGTGCGGTAGCCCATGCGCCGGGCGGACATGCAGAACATGCGGCCGAGCTGGCCGCCGCCGAGGATGCCGAGCACCGAGCCCGGCGGGATGATGGGAGTCTCTGTCACTTCGCGGGAAAAGAATGGGAAACAACAATCACCCGTGGGTCGCGTCCGGCAATGCGGGAAGTTCCGCAGCCTTCACCGTCTCGTTCTGCTTCTTGCGGAATGCCTGGAGCTTTTCCAAGAGCGCGGCGTCTTCCCCTGCCAGCATCGCCACGGCGAAAAGCGCGGCATTGATCGCGCCGGCCTTGCCGATCGCAAAGGTCGCCGTCGGGATCCCGCCCGGCATCTGGACGATCGACAGCAGCGAGTCCATGCCCTTCAGCGCGTGCGACTCCACCGGCACGCCGAGCACCGGCAAATCGGTGATCGCCGCGGTCATGCCGGGCAAATGCGCGGCCCCGCCGGCACCGGCGATGATGCATTTCAGGCCACGGCCACGAGCCTCGGTCGCATAGGAAAACAGCTTGTCCGGGGTGCGGTGGGCGCTGACGACCTCCGCCTCCCACGCCACGCCGAAATCCTCCAGCGTGCGCGCGGCGTGCTCCATCGTCGGCCAATCCGACGTGCTGCCCATGATAATGCCGACCTGCATGGGCGGGAGGGGACGACGGAACCGCCTCGGGATGCAAGTGCCGAGTGGTGCTACAAGTGCCGGGTGATCAGTGATCGGTGATCAGTGGAAAGACATCCTTTGCGGGGCATTTTGGATTTCCACCGATCACTGATCACCGATCACCCGGCACTTCTCCTGTCTTTTCCCGGCACTTTGCTGCTGACCCGATTCGCCCTCGCCCTTCCGGGCGCCGGCTGCTACCTCCCCCGCGCTCATGCTGAAGGAAGCCATCCAGGAAGTCCGCGTTTTCGCGCCCGCCACCGTTGCCAATGTCGCCTGCGGCTACGACGTGCTCGGATTCGCCATCGACGCCCCCGGGGACGAGATCGTCGTCCGCCACTGCGACAAGCCCGGCCTCCACATCACCGCCATCACCGGCGACGAGGGCAAGCTGCCGAAGAATCCTGAGAAAAACACCGCCGGCGTGGCCGCGCTCGACCTGCTCCGCCACCTCGGCATGACCGATCGCGGCATCGAGATGGAGATCCACAAGAAGATGCCCTTCGGCTCCGGCCTCGGTTCCTCCGCCGCCTCCGCCGTCGCCGGTGCCTACGCGGTGAACTACCTCATCGGCGAACCGCTTTCCAAGAAGCAACTCCTGCCCTTCGCCATGGCCGGCGAGGCCTCCGCGGACGGTGCCTGGCACGCGGACAACGTCGGCCCCTGCCTGCTCGGTGGCATCGTCTTCATCCGCAGCAATGACGAGCTCGACGTCGCCCAGCTCCCCGCCCCGAAGAATCTCTGGGCCGCCGTCGTCCACCCGGACATCGAGGTGCTCACCAAGGTCGCCCGCGAGATCCTGCCAAAGGACATCCCGCTGGTGAATGCCACCCAGCAGATCGGCAACCTCGGCGGCCTGCTCTGCGGCATCATCCAGGAAGACTACGGCCTGATTTCCCGCTCGATCCACGACGTCATCGCCGAGCCCCGCCGCCAGAAGCTCATCCCCGAATTCTACAAGG
This genomic interval from Luteolibacter arcticus contains the following:
- a CDS encoding GH25 family lysozyme, giving the protein MKTPALFLAGMLLVSCGGGGGGVSGFPRGGFGGTSVSGSPAVLNVSGWDPKERQRGGDAYSQHDVSALRRNGGLGLIARSAKGPLLDDKFGDFLRSADRQGLMLGAYHFVTMDQDPAYQADSFVDRVRATARSRGISSRKILLVGDFDTASSPERLVKFIRRVEQRTGVTPVTYLENSARLRASLSNASPAQKSVIRRSPYWIALYSPAGTERSMESNNLTPNGLMAQYGIWDEWAMWQYGGVIWQNGRSTPKHYNTNSWGSPRYFGNMAHPMERNVFKGDRGDLNAFWDRHSWAWW
- a CDS encoding 5-(carboxyamino)imidazole ribonucleotide synthase; translation: MTETPIIPPGSVLGILGGGQLGRMFCMSARRMGYRTLVWTGGLEAPAIVVADEAIDLPFDSAEALEQFVSKAAVATVEFENIPRETMEAVAAKIALHPSPNAVAICQHREREKTFLKQHGIPCAPFAVVASADELAKAVAEIGTPAVLKTAAFGYDGKGQLKLTGDEDLADVWANFGTDRAVLEAFIHFERELSVMVARSADGSVVAYDPAENRHRHHILDVSIVPARVSPAVAAEAKVIACQVADALDYRGIMGVEFFHLPDGSLLVNEMAPRPHNSGHHTLDACATSQFEQQVRVTCGLSAGSPKLLSPVVMLNLLGDMWPDEQVPPDWSPLFADGSAFLHLYGKRRAVGRRKMGHANFLADDVEAALKRAEILKAELLRGGRS
- the purE gene encoding 5-(carboxyamino)imidazole ribonucleotide mutase: MQVGIIMGSTSDWPTMEHAARTLEDFGVAWEAEVVSAHRTPDKLFSYATEARGRGLKCIIAGAGGAAHLPGMTAAITDLPVLGVPVESHALKGMDSLLSIVQMPGGIPTATFAIGKAGAINAALFAVAMLAGEDAALLEKLQAFRKKQNETVKAAELPALPDATHG
- a CDS encoding homoserine kinase, with translation MLKEAIQEVRVFAPATVANVACGYDVLGFAIDAPGDEIVVRHCDKPGLHITAITGDEGKLPKNPEKNTAGVAALDLLRHLGMTDRGIEMEIHKKMPFGSGLGSSAASAVAGAYAVNYLIGEPLSKKQLLPFAMAGEASADGAWHADNVGPCLLGGIVFIRSNDELDVAQLPAPKNLWAAVVHPDIEVLTKVAREILPKDIPLVNATQQIGNLGGLLCGIIQEDYGLISRSIHDVIAEPRRQKLIPEFYKAKRAALAAGALGFSISGAGPSVFALCEGEETAKKVGDAISKVFSAIPLGNQIYVSKINPHGVHVVNEKKTK